Genomic window (Alligator mississippiensis isolate rAllMis1 chromosome 7, rAllMis1, whole genome shotgun sequence):
TCGGCAGCGCCTTCCTGGCCGCTTCGCGCCGGCTCGCTTTCCACGTTGGTTTCGCCCCCTCCCGGGCCGCCCGGACGCCCCCGCCCCTCAGCCTGCGTTTTGCCCGCACCAGGCTCAGAGGCGCGGCTCAAAGGGGCTCCCGGAGCGGGGCTCGGCATCGCTTCCAGCGCCCACGGGGAAGGGTCTTGCCAAGCACGTCGCTCAGTCCCGGCTCAGGTCGCCCCTGagcagggagagcagaggggGCCCAGGTCCTCGCGCCGGGCCGTGGCTGGGAGTCGGGGCGAGCAGAGACCCAGCTGCCCCAGAGGTTGTCTGAGAAGGGTCTTAGGGGGGAAGAGACCTAGGAGCTGTGTAAGTGGCCAAGGAGATGTTTGGGGGAGAGGAATAAACCTTGGAGGAGCTCAAATATTACAGAAAGGGGCAATATGAATAGCTGTCAGCTGGGGGAGGCCAGGCACCAGGAAATCTGGTTCTGCCTCTGCCATTAGCCTCCATTATTTCCCTCATGTGTCTCCATTAGCCTCCCTCTGAAACTCCCAATCCCTTCTGTCCCCATCCCACCTCCATTCACTCTCTTCCCAGTCACCTAACATGTTGTCTTCACATCTTGAATCCAAGCTCTTTTCagcttctcttccttcccctgttTCTACTCCCCTTCAGCCCCTAATTTCCATTCCATCATCTTCCCTTCAACCAGTCTGCTGCTTATTTGCCACTTCTCTCTTTCCCTCATCACATCCTGTTGCTAGGATCCAGCAAGCGGATCCTTGATGGAAGACCTGGATTGTCAGCTTGGGGCTCTGCACAACCCTAGTCGTACAGGGAAAAAGACAAAAATCTACAGGCAGTTGTAACGTGGGTAGAAGGGTATATGTCGGAGTCATGTCAAATGGGTGACAGTTGGCAGATTTGAATATTTAATAGAAGAAGTTCATGCCCTGCACTAAACTAAGCTGGATAGAGGATAAAAATAATTGAATAACTGAAGCGCAACACTAAACAAGTGGGCATGGATTCTTAAACTACGAATaatctttgtttttgcttttattcaATATCAAGTTCCGATTGGgtctttctttgccttttttgttTTAGATGCTTTCTTGTCCTCCCAGAGACGCTTGCTGCTTCACCCTTGGACCTGTCTGACTTAAGTAGAGAGACCATGACTGAAGTCCTTTTCTCAGCTGTTTTGAATGGGACTGAAGCCAACTTGCTGTCCAGCAGTGGCtggtctccaggaaatgccactaGCAAATGTTCCCTCACAAAAACTGGCTTCCAGTTCTATTACCTGCCCACCGTCTACATCCTAGTCTTTATCACCGGGTTCCTGGGCAATAGTGTGGCAATCTGGATGTTTGTCTTCCACATGAGGCCTTGGAGTGGCATCTCAGTTTACATGTTCAACCTGGCATTAGCTGACTTCTTGTATGTCCTGACTCTCCCTGCCCTGATTTTTTATTACTTTAATAAAACTGATTGGATCTTTGGAGATATCATGTGCAAACTGCAAAGGTTCATCTTCCATGTGAACCTCTATGGCAGTATTCTTTTTTTGACTTGCATCAGTGTGCATAGATACACAGGAGTGGTGCATCCTTTGAAATCACTGGGGCGGCTGAAAAAGAAGAATGCTGTTTATATCAGTACCCTTGTCTGGGTCATTGTTGTGGCTGTGATCTCTCCAATATTCTTCTTTTCTGGAACTGGGTTAAGGAGAAATAAAACCATTACATGTTATGACACTACTGCTGATGATTACCTGAGAAGTTACTTCATTTACAGTATGTGCACCACTGTGTTCATGTTCTGTATCCCATTCATATTGATTCTTGGTTGCTATGGGCTAATAGTGAAAGCTTTGATTTACAAGGATTTGGACAATTCTCCTCTTAGGAGAAAATCAATTTACCTGGTTATTATTGTGTTGACAGTCTTTGCTGTATCTTATCTTCCCTTCCATGTGATGAAGACCTTGAATCTAAGAGCCCGGCTAGATTTTCAGACTCCTCAAATGTGTGCCTTCAATGACAAGGTTTATGCCACATACCAAGTGACAAGAGGTCTGGCTAGTCTCAACAGCTGTGTAGATCCTATTCTCTACTTTTTGGCAGGTGATACCTTCAGAAGAAGGCTGTCAAGGGCAACTCGAAAAGCATCTAGAAGAAGTGAACTGAATGTGCAATCAAAAAGCGAGGAAATGACTCTCAATATTTTAGCAGAATATAAACAGAATGGAGACACAAGCTTGTGAATGAAAAAGATTTGCAAACAGAAGCACAGTCCACCTGGTTTTAACACAGTAGGACACCACACTATAATGAGTGTTTGGGAAAATCTACCAAGCttgcttttgtaaaaaaaaaaaaaaaaattacaaaaagcaaacgaacaaacaaaaaaaccaaactcaTTTTCTGAGCCTAGGGAAAACTTAAGCAAAGTAAgtggaaaaaaattaatcttAATGGGCAAAAAAACCTTTAGGTTTCAGTTTTTATGTTTTTTATGCTTGCAATATTTTATCTTGTCTTTCTGATTGGTGTCAGATATAGTAAAACAAAGTAAACCCCTAAGGGGAAAAATAGCATTAAAAGTGTTactgttttatttattaattctCCTTGCTCAGAAAACCTTTTTCCTTAACTagtcacagatttaaaaaaaatgaaataaacttATACAGGgttcagtccattcatccaaacttAGCTCTTTTTGTTGGCTCACTCGCACACAGTAACAGTTGTTTAGGCTAAGATTGTGGTACAGTAATCTCATTTTAAATGCAATCTTTTGATTTCTGTACCTTCTTCTTTTGGAGCTAGTAGAAAGTAGTATCTCAATAGCACCATGTATGATTGAATCCTCACTGAAGGTATATTGCATgtacaaattattattattttacatgaAACCTGTTGGTGAAATCCTGACCCACAGGAACTCAAACTGGCTTAAAGCAAGAATTGTAACCCAGGTTTTAAAACATGTAGATATACAGGCTTCTAGCTAGTTTTCTGTGCAAACTCCTGCTTAACACACCATTACagtcaaaattatgtgcagatgCCAGCATTGAAAAGTGAGCAGGTGATCCTCTACTCAATAGTTTAGTGCTTAATGCCACGTTTGTTCTCATTCCTTGCTACTGTTCTCAATGAGAAGACCACAGAATGGGTTGGAATGGCAGAGCTGGGCACTTTGCAAACTTGATTGACAGTTGTTTTTGAGAGTGATAAATTTTGACCAGCATCCGACAACAGACCTGACATTTGGCATCTAATGCTGGAAGTTTGTATCAATTTCCTCATAGAAATATATGTTATTGAAAATGTCTGTATTTTTATCTGGGCAAAAGCTACAACTGTTTGAATGATCTTAATCTCCATTTGGTATCAACAGTCTTCTGAGATAACGTAAGAGCTGATTCCCTTGTaaagtcttttttaaaaatgggctaaagaacaacatttttgtaatcagaaaaatatataaagaacttaatctctctcttttttgctgTGAATAAAGTATTATTGTAGTAACAAGATGCCAAAATACGCTACAGATAATTTCACACTGGAAGTGAGTCTGAGCCACCCTCTGTAATTTATTTAATCCAAACGTAGAAAAAGGTTACCTAAAATCAGGAAAAACAGTATATTGTGTAACACACAATCCTATTAGTGGAAAGAGCAGTCTTATAATGAACTGAGAACAGAACAAATCTGTGTGGAATAGAACTTAATTTATTTATCAAATATATTGTTTTGATACGTGTTTCAAAATATATGCTAGAAAACTGTATGAAAGATCTGGAATTATAAATTTAGTGTATAAAATTATATAATCTCGTAAATAGTTTTAACAAACCCTCATCCCCTCAAATTTTATATTTTGGATATTAACACATTATTTACATCTTGACTATTAATGTTGAAAGATTGAatataagcagaaaaaaatagcTTGAGGTATTTCTTGACTACATTGCAAAGCAGCTTGAATTTATAAACATAAAGCTACTTAAT
Coding sequences:
- the P2RY1 gene encoding P2Y purinoceptor 1; the protein is MTEVLFSAVLNGTEANLLSSSGWSPGNATSKCSLTKTGFQFYYLPTVYILVFITGFLGNSVAIWMFVFHMRPWSGISVYMFNLALADFLYVLTLPALIFYYFNKTDWIFGDIMCKLQRFIFHVNLYGSILFLTCISVHRYTGVVHPLKSLGRLKKKNAVYISTLVWVIVVAVISPIFFFSGTGLRRNKTITCYDTTADDYLRSYFIYSMCTTVFMFCIPFILILGCYGLIVKALIYKDLDNSPLRRKSIYLVIIVLTVFAVSYLPFHVMKTLNLRARLDFQTPQMCAFNDKVYATYQVTRGLASLNSCVDPILYFLAGDTFRRRLSRATRKASRRSELNVQSKSEEMTLNILAEYKQNGDTSL